GGCGACAACCCCATTGCTTCCGGCTGGTAGATTTCGCCGGAGACAATGCGCACCGCACACGTCGTGCAGGCCCCGTTGCGGCAGGAAAACGGTAGCTCGATACCCTGCTCCTCCAAACTTTGCAAAATATAACGATCGTCCGGGACGCGGGCTTCGAACGTCCGTCCGATCTGCCGGTAGCGGACGCGGATCGTGTGCCAAGTAGTCATGAGCGGACGCGCCTGCAATCGTGGCTCGACTCTCCTACAGACGCAACGAGCGAGCGCTTCGTATGGTAGCGCGATCGCTCGCAGGAACCGCTCGATTGGGATTGCACGAAAGGACCTCTGCAGACCACCCGCCGATCGCGTAGTGCTTGTCACGATCGGAAGACACCATGTATAGTGTTTTTATCTGCCAGAACGCCCCATGAGCACCACATCTAGTGTTAGCGCCTGTTTCTCTTGCCACCGATAACCTATCGCTGCGACTCGACCCCGCTGCTGCGCTGGCCGATTGGAAACCGTTCCAGCGCGTCCCCGAGGCCGAAGCGA
The Rubidibacter lacunae KORDI 51-2 DNA segment above includes these coding regions:
- a CDS encoding 2Fe-2S iron-sulfur cluster-binding protein, whose amino-acid sequence is MTTWHTIRVRYRQIGRTFEARVPDDRYILQSLEEQGIELPFSCRNGACTTCAVRIVSGEIYQPEAMGLSPQLQRQGYALLCVGYARSDIEVETQDEDEVYEQQFGRYFAKGRVLFGIPLDED